A genomic stretch from Verrucomicrobiia bacterium includes:
- a CDS encoding CoA-acylating methylmalonate-semialdehyde dehydrogenase encodes MSTLTPCPHFIGGEWRAATGGATTPVFNPSTGEVIAECPVGTAADVKAAVEAAAAAFPAWRDTPPVERARVFFRLRQLVEQNFDKLCQVVTREHGKTHAEARGSVFRGIENIEYACGIPSLLMGDTLENLARGVDCETHHQPLGVCAGITPFNFPLMVPLWMFPVAIACGNTFVLKPSEKVPLSAILLGELLEQAGLPKGVFNIVHGGRDCVDALLTHPQVRAISFVGSSPIAKYIYETGTRNGKRVQANGGAKNYIVIMPDADMGKSVENLATAAFGCAGERCMAGSTALPVGKAAERLMPALIEAARAIKVGPTDRAAQPDMGPVITAQHRDRVLSLLASGEKEGAKLVCDGREVKIPDAPKGFFVGATVVDNVQTTMTLAREEVFGPVLNVMRMEDLDQAIAQANKSSFGNGASIFTNSGMAAREFKHRVKAGMVGINVGVPATMAMFAFTGWDDSFYGDLHIQGREGVQFFTQQKVVTTRWFSEGVGDVWKK; translated from the coding sequence ATGAGCACTCTTACACCTTGCCCGCATTTTATTGGCGGCGAATGGCGCGCCGCGACGGGCGGCGCGACGACGCCGGTTTTTAATCCTTCCACTGGCGAGGTCATCGCTGAATGTCCGGTCGGCACGGCGGCGGATGTCAAGGCGGCAGTGGAGGCGGCGGCGGCGGCGTTTCCGGCGTGGCGCGATACGCCGCCGGTCGAGCGCGCGCGGGTGTTCTTCCGTTTGCGCCAACTGGTCGAGCAAAATTTCGACAAGCTTTGCCAGGTGGTTACGCGTGAGCACGGCAAGACTCACGCCGAGGCGCGCGGCAGTGTTTTTCGCGGCATCGAAAATATTGAATACGCTTGCGGCATCCCTTCGCTGCTCATGGGCGACACGCTGGAGAATCTCGCGCGCGGGGTGGATTGCGAGACGCATCATCAGCCGCTGGGCGTTTGTGCGGGCATCACGCCGTTTAATTTTCCGCTGATGGTTCCGCTATGGATGTTTCCGGTGGCCATCGCCTGCGGAAATACGTTTGTGCTCAAGCCGAGCGAAAAAGTTCCGTTGAGCGCGATCCTGCTGGGCGAACTGCTGGAGCAGGCGGGCTTGCCGAAGGGCGTTTTCAATATCGTTCACGGCGGGCGCGACTGCGTGGACGCCTTGCTCACGCATCCGCAGGTGCGCGCGATTTCGTTTGTCGGTTCGTCGCCGATTGCGAAATACATTTACGAAACCGGGACGCGCAATGGCAAACGCGTTCAGGCCAATGGCGGCGCGAAAAATTACATCGTCATCATGCCGGATGCGGATATGGGGAAGAGCGTGGAGAATCTCGCGACGGCGGCGTTTGGTTGCGCGGGCGAGCGTTGCATGGCGGGTTCGACGGCGCTGCCGGTCGGCAAGGCGGCGGAGCGTTTGATGCCCGCGCTGATCGAAGCGGCGCGCGCCATCAAGGTTGGCCCGACGGACCGCGCGGCGCAGCCGGACATGGGGCCGGTCATCACCGCGCAGCATCGCGACCGCGTTTTGAGTTTACTGGCCAGCGGTGAGAAGGAAGGCGCGAAGCTGGTTTGCGATGGGCGCGAGGTGAAAATTCCCGACGCGCCCAAGGGTTTTTTCGTCGGCGCAACGGTCGTGGATAATGTGCAAACGACGATGACGCTGGCGCGGGAGGAAGTTTTTGGGCCGGTGTTGAATGTCATGCGCATGGAGGATCTTGACCAGGCGATTGCGCAGGCGAACAAATCTTCTTTCGGCAACGGCGCGAGCATTTTCACAAATTCCGGCATGGCGGCGCGGGAGTTCAAGCATCGCGTGAAGGCCGGCATGGTAGGCATCAACGTGGGTGTGCCCGCGACGATGGCGATGTTCGCGTTCACGGGTTGGGACGATTCCTTCTACGGCGATCTGCACATCCAAGGGCGCGAAGGCGTGCAATTTTTTACGCAACAAAAAGTTGTCACGACGCGCTGGTTTAGCGAAGGTGTGGGGGATGTGTGGAAAAAATAA
- the hydA gene encoding dihydropyrimidinase — protein MSLLIKNGEIVTASERYVADIFCEGETITRIDRNIAAPAGAEVIDATGKFVFPGFIDPHVHIYLPFMGTYSKDTYETGSKAALAGGTTTLIEMCCPARQDEALAGFELWMSQAAGKSACDFTFHMGVTKFDANTEKQLREIVRRGISSFKIFLAYKGAFGIDDAELYRTLKLAKELGVIVTAHCENETLVAERQKELLAAGKTDPAQHHESRPPIVEAEGVHHLMTFAEITGAATYIVHLSCEEALKEAIAARERGVRVNVETLIQYLVLDKSYAEKPNFEGAKYVMSPPLRDVKNQTVLWNGLRSGLVNTVATDHAPFDFNGQKPMGKDDFTKIPNGIPSLEERVNLLYTHGVKTGKIDLHTFVNVGSTQVAKLFDLFPRKGTIQPGSDADLVVYDPNYRGTISAKTQMMNVDYSAFEGWKLEGRPSVVTVRGEVAVREGKFVGKVGRGKFLERKPSHF, from the coding sequence ATGTCGCTCTTGATAAAAAATGGCGAGATCGTCACGGCCAGCGAACGCTACGTCGCGGATATTTTTTGCGAAGGCGAAACCATCACGCGGATTGATCGCAATATCGCCGCGCCCGCGGGCGCCGAGGTGATTGATGCCACCGGCAAATTTGTCTTTCCCGGGTTCATTGATCCGCACGTGCATATATATCTGCCGTTCATGGGCACGTATTCGAAGGACACCTACGAGACGGGCAGCAAGGCCGCGCTCGCGGGCGGCACGACGACGCTGATCGAGATGTGCTGCCCGGCGCGGCAGGACGAGGCGCTGGCGGGATTTGAATTGTGGATGTCGCAGGCGGCGGGAAAATCGGCGTGCGACTTTACGTTTCACATGGGCGTGACGAAGTTCGACGCGAACACGGAAAAGCAACTGCGCGAAATCGTGCGCCGCGGCATCAGTTCGTTCAAAATTTTTCTGGCGTACAAAGGCGCGTTCGGGATTGACGATGCGGAGTTGTATCGCACGCTCAAGCTCGCGAAGGAGTTGGGTGTCATCGTGACGGCGCATTGCGAAAACGAAACGCTCGTGGCGGAGCGGCAAAAAGAATTGCTCGCGGCGGGCAAGACCGATCCGGCGCAACATCACGAGAGCCGTCCGCCGATCGTGGAAGCCGAAGGCGTGCACCACTTGATGACGTTCGCGGAAATCACGGGCGCGGCGACTTACATCGTGCATTTGAGCTGTGAAGAGGCGTTGAAGGAAGCGATTGCGGCGCGCGAACGCGGCGTGCGCGTCAATGTCGAGACGCTGATCCAATATCTCGTGCTCGATAAAAGTTACGCGGAGAAACCGAATTTTGAGGGCGCGAAATACGTGATGTCGCCGCCGCTGCGCGATGTGAAAAATCAAACGGTGTTGTGGAATGGTCTGCGTTCCGGTTTGGTGAATACAGTCGCGACGGACCATGCGCCATTTGATTTCAACGGCCAGAAACCAATGGGCAAAGATGATTTCACGAAGATTCCCAATGGCATTCCGTCGCTGGAGGAACGCGTCAATTTGCTTTACACGCATGGAGTGAAAACGGGGAAGATTGATTTGCATACGTTCGTGAATGTGGGCAGCACACAGGTCGCGAAGCTGTTCGATTTGTTCCCGCGCAAAGGCACGATCCAGCCGGGCAGCGATGCCGATCTCGTGGTTTATGATCCGAATTATCGCGGCACGATTTCAGCGAAGACGCAGATGATGAATGTGGATTACAGCGCGTTTGAAGGATGGAAGCTTGAGGGGCGTCCGAGCGTGGTGACTGTGCGCGGAGAAGTCGCGGTGCGGGAGGGGAAATTTGTGGGGAAGGTTGGGCGCGGGAAATTTCTTGAGCGCAAGCCGAGTCATTTTTGA
- a CDS encoding NCS1 family nucleobase:cation symporter-1 yields MNPTDIGALEQSSLYSPDLAPVPIERRKWSMWNFAALWISMAACIPTYMLASSLIGEGMNWSQAILTIFLANVIVLIPMILNAHAGTRYGIPFPVFCRAAFGTKGANVPALLRALVACGWFGIQTWIGGNAIYKILGIFVPALASGSAANEFGITPAQFVCFMFFWAINMLIIYKGIDSIRVLLSIKAPLLIVLGLALLAWAYHYAGGFGPILSQPSVFAPGQPKAGQFFGFFVPALTGMIGFWATLSLNIPDFSRYARSQRDQVLGQTIGLPFTMALYAFIGVAVTSATTIIYGTTIWDPVDVLTRFKNPVVLIIAMLALCIATLATNIAANVVSPANDFAHLAPRNISFRTGGFITGIIGVLIMPWKLVADPSGYIFTWLVGYSALLGPIGGILIADYFVLRRRQLSLTDLYDPEGAYVYTSGISWVAMVSLLLSILPNLPGFLITIKAWPASWPAPEFFVTLYSYAWFVGFGLAFGLYIGLRKIAGAK; encoded by the coding sequence ATGAATCCCACTGATATCGGGGCATTGGAACAAAGCTCGCTTTACAGCCCCGACCTCGCACCTGTCCCGATTGAGCGGCGCAAATGGTCCATGTGGAATTTCGCCGCGCTGTGGATTTCGATGGCGGCGTGCATCCCGACTTACATGCTGGCGTCGTCGCTGATCGGCGAGGGCATGAATTGGTCGCAAGCCATTCTCACGATCTTTCTAGCGAACGTCATCGTGCTCATACCGATGATTCTCAACGCGCACGCGGGCACACGCTACGGAATTCCGTTTCCGGTTTTTTGCCGCGCGGCATTTGGCACGAAGGGCGCAAATGTTCCGGCGCTGTTGCGCGCGCTGGTCGCGTGCGGATGGTTCGGCATCCAGACGTGGATCGGTGGAAATGCGATTTATAAAATTCTCGGCATCTTCGTGCCCGCGCTGGCGAGCGGCTCGGCGGCGAATGAATTCGGCATCACGCCGGCGCAGTTCGTTTGCTTCATGTTTTTTTGGGCGATCAACATGCTCATCATCTACAAGGGCATTGATTCCATTCGCGTGCTGCTGAGCATCAAGGCGCCGCTCCTGATCGTGCTGGGATTGGCGCTGCTTGCGTGGGCGTATCATTACGCGGGCGGCTTCGGGCCGATTCTTTCGCAGCCCTCGGTGTTCGCGCCGGGGCAGCCGAAGGCGGGACAATTCTTCGGATTCTTCGTGCCGGCGTTGACGGGCATGATCGGCTTTTGGGCGACGCTTTCGCTCAACATCCCCGACTTCTCGCGTTATGCGCGTTCGCAGCGCGACCAAGTGCTGGGGCAAACGATTGGCTTGCCGTTCACGATGGCGTTGTATGCGTTCATCGGCGTGGCCGTGACTTCGGCGACCACTATTATATACGGCACGACGATTTGGGACCCGGTGGACGTGCTCACGCGTTTCAAAAATCCGGTGGTGCTCATCATTGCGATGCTGGCCTTGTGCATCGCCACGCTCGCGACCAACATCGCGGCGAACGTCGTGAGTCCCGCGAATGACTTTGCGCATCTGGCGCCGCGAAACATTTCATTTCGCACCGGTGGGTTTATAACGGGTATCATCGGTGTGCTCATCATGCCGTGGAAACTGGTGGCCGATCCTTCGGGATATATTTTTACCTGGCTGGTGGGTTATAGCGCGTTGCTCGGCCCGATTGGCGGGATCCTGATTGCGGATTATTTCGTTTTGCGGAGGCGGCAACTTTCGCTTACTGATTTGTACGATCCTGAAGGCGCTTATGTTTATACGAGCGGAATAAGCTGGGTGGCGATGGTTTCGCTCCTGCTCAGCATCTTGCCGAACCTGCCGGGATTTCTGATCACGATCAAAGCATGGCCGGCATCATGGCCCGCGCCGGAATTTTTTGTGACGCTGTACAGTTACGCGTGGTTTGTGGGTTTTGGGTTGGCGTTCGGACTCTATATCGGGTTGCGAAAAATTGCCGGTGCAAAATAA
- a CDS encoding aminotransferase class III-fold pyridoxal phosphate-dependent enzyme has protein sequence MKTPTLPAFDYQPKPYTGPSSEEVLRLRKEFLSPALFLYYKKPVMFVEGKAQYLFDEKGRRYLDGLGGIVTVSVGHCHPHVVEAVRKQNETLQHSTTIYLHPNISEYAQKLASKMPGDLKVVYFVNSGSEANDLALLMARAYTGNYDMIALRNSYHGGNSSGMSVTSHNTWKFNVPHSFGVHHTLTPDPYHGAWGRNDPDAGKKYAADVKQVIEFATSGQVAGFIAESIQGVGGVVVFPDGYLKHAYEHVRAAGGVCIADEVQAGFGRTGTHFWGFETQGVIPDIVTMAKGIGNGCPLAAVVTTPQIASVLAKRIHFNTFGGNPVVCAQGKAVLEVIEKENLQANALKIGNYILTGLEKLKAKYNIIGDVRGKGLMLGIELVKDRTTKEPAKSECAQVVEVCKDLGLLVGKGGLYGSVIRFAPPMCVTQADADFMLEVFDAAFSTL, from the coding sequence ATGAAAACACCGACATTGCCCGCTTTTGATTATCAACCGAAGCCTTATACCGGACCGTCGTCCGAAGAAGTTTTGCGTTTGCGCAAAGAGTTTTTGAGTCCCGCGCTTTTTCTTTATTACAAAAAGCCGGTGATGTTTGTCGAAGGCAAGGCGCAATATTTGTTCGATGAAAAAGGGCGGCGTTACCTGGACGGCCTCGGCGGCATCGTCACCGTCAGCGTGGGGCATTGCCATCCGCACGTCGTGGAAGCGGTGCGCAAGCAAAATGAAACGCTCCAGCATTCGACGACGATTTATTTGCACCCGAACATTTCCGAGTACGCGCAGAAGCTCGCGTCGAAAATGCCGGGTGATTTGAAGGTGGTGTATTTCGTCAACTCCGGCTCCGAGGCGAACGACCTGGCGCTGCTGATGGCGCGCGCCTACACGGGCAATTACGACATGATCGCGCTGCGCAATTCGTATCACGGCGGCAATTCCTCGGGCATGTCGGTGACCTCGCACAACACCTGGAAATTTAACGTGCCGCACAGCTTCGGCGTGCATCACACCTTGACGCCCGATCCGTATCACGGCGCGTGGGGCCGCAACGATCCCGATGCCGGAAAAAAATACGCGGCGGATGTTAAGCAGGTGATTGAGTTCGCCACGTCGGGACAAGTGGCGGGCTTCATCGCGGAATCCATCCAGGGCGTGGGCGGCGTGGTGGTGTTTCCCGACGGTTATTTGAAACATGCTTATGAGCACGTGCGCGCGGCGGGTGGCGTGTGCATCGCCGATGAAGTGCAAGCGGGTTTTGGCCGCACGGGCACGCATTTCTGGGGATTCGAAACGCAGGGCGTGATTCCCGACATCGTCACGATGGCGAAGGGCATCGGCAACGGCTGTCCGCTGGCGGCGGTGGTCACGACTCCGCAGATCGCGAGCGTGCTGGCGAAGCGAATTCATTTCAATACGTTCGGCGGCAACCCGGTAGTTTGCGCGCAGGGCAAGGCAGTGCTCGAAGTGATCGAAAAAGAAAATTTGCAGGCGAACGCCTTGAAGATCGGCAATTACATTCTCACCGGGCTCGAAAAATTGAAGGCGAAATACAACATCATTGGCGACGTGCGCGGCAAGGGTTTGATGCTGGGCATCGAACTGGTGAAAGATCGCACGACGAAAGAGCCGGCGAAATCGGAATGCGCGCAGGTGGTGGAAGTCTGCAAAGACCTGGGCTTGCTGGTCGGCAAGGGCGGCCTCTACGGCAGCGTGATTCGTTTCGCGCCGCCGATGTGCGTGACGCAGGCGGACGCGGATTTCATGCTCGAAGTGTTCGACGCCGCGTTCAGCACGCTCTGA
- a CDS encoding urate hydroxylase PuuD produces the protein MDLHLNEWLQLAFRWAHVFAGIMWVGATYYFTWLDGRFVELEEKVAKGENPEKYVWMVHSGGFYLVEKQKRPTMMGQTLHWFRWEAAFTWLTGVVLFVMLYYHGGLMEEFEDPKLSNLAAIILSVGMILGGWVIYDLVWKFCKQETVGIVISYLLIVATAWVSCHYFAARAAYLQLGAMMGTIMAANVWMVILPAQKRMVAALKDGREPDYNEGARAKGRSKHNSFIVIPVVFIMISNHYPFTYGSSYNWIILSALVLVGWGAAKMIRRA, from the coding sequence ATGGACCTTCATCTCAACGAATGGCTGCAACTGGCGTTTCGCTGGGCGCACGTCTTCGCGGGCATCATGTGGGTGGGCGCGACGTATTATTTCACCTGGCTCGACGGGCGGTTTGTGGAGCTGGAGGAAAAAGTGGCGAAGGGCGAGAACCCGGAGAAATACGTCTGGATGGTCCACAGCGGGGGGTTTTATCTCGTCGAAAAACAAAAGCGCCCGACGATGATGGGGCAGACGCTGCACTGGTTTCGCTGGGAGGCGGCGTTCACGTGGCTCACGGGAGTCGTCCTGTTTGTGATGCTGTATTATCACGGCGGGTTGATGGAGGAATTTGAAGATCCGAAACTTAGCAACCTTGCGGCGATCATCCTGAGCGTGGGAATGATCTTGGGCGGCTGGGTGATTTACGATTTGGTTTGGAAATTTTGCAAGCAGGAGACGGTGGGGATTGTCATTTCGTATTTGCTGATCGTGGCGACGGCGTGGGTGTCGTGCCATTACTTCGCGGCGCGAGCGGCATATTTGCAGTTGGGGGCGATGATGGGGACGATCATGGCGGCGAATGTGTGGATGGTGATTTTGCCGGCGCAAAAGCGAATGGTCGCCGCGCTGAAGGATGGCCGCGAACCGGATTATAACGAAGGCGCGCGCGCGAAAGGGCGCTCGAAACATAATTCGTTCATCGTCATCCCGGTCGTGTTCATCATGATCAGCAATCATTATCCGTTCACGTACGGGAGCAGTTATAATTGGATCATTTTGTCGGCGCTGGTTTTGGTCGGCTGGGGCGCGGCGAAGATGATTCGGCGGGCGTGA
- a CDS encoding sigma-70 family RNA polymerase sigma factor, with product MQPTEPDKPIDTKPSTGLSDPERWVEAYGDYLFKFALIRLRDATKAEDAVQETFLAALKGGKTFAGRSAEKSWLAGILKNKIYDYYRKASRETSFTDLEFFSQDEGESFVNDGAIRGAWNGDAAPQEWAHPGQSLDDERFWKTYRDCCDKLPKNVAAVFSLREVDGVASKEICALLKISDSNLWVMLHRARMSLRRCLETNWFAHEK from the coding sequence GTGCAACCAACCGAACCGGACAAGCCGATAGATACCAAGCCGTCAACGGGTCTCTCCGACCCCGAGCGGTGGGTGGAAGCGTATGGCGATTATTTGTTCAAGTTCGCGCTGATCCGGTTGCGCGACGCCACGAAGGCGGAGGACGCGGTGCAGGAAACTTTCCTGGCGGCGTTGAAGGGCGGGAAAACTTTCGCGGGCCGGTCGGCGGAAAAAAGCTGGCTGGCGGGAATCCTTAAAAATAAAATTTACGATTATTATCGCAAGGCGAGCCGCGAGACTTCATTCACTGATCTGGAATTTTTTTCGCAGGATGAAGGCGAGAGTTTCGTGAACGACGGCGCGATCCGGGGCGCCTGGAACGGAGACGCGGCGCCGCAGGAATGGGCGCACCCGGGCCAGAGCCTGGATGACGAGCGGTTTTGGAAAACCTACCGCGATTGCTGCGATAAGCTGCCGAAAAATGTGGCGGCGGTTTTCAGTTTGCGCGAGGTGGACGGCGTGGCGAGCAAGGAGATTTGTGCGTTGCTCAAGATTTCCGACAGCAACCTGTGGGTGATGCTGCATCGCGCGCGGATGTCGTTGCGCCGCTGCCTGGAAACGAACTGGTTTGCCCACGAAAAATAA
- a CDS encoding redoxin domain-containing protein, with translation MSERLAQIRRRQRLVIWFALIFIAAVLVLLSPIRNQLLRYAVLHSETVNEDIAKSLIQRDHHPDILISQLWRTRKIPQRLAALDYLKTAPKSLVQSETPLISEAALDPDANARERALGLLQSSRSPRLLDFARAQLSDADPQIRLLGLNYLRATENKQMIPVLLQTLNDPDPTVAATADSVLRLWTGNDFGLRVRDILNDPALDPSATIEPDKLAAIRTAANKWNSWWHTNQSNNTAAPPISISLPSRAEDPLAGDFTLKNLAGQSVRLSDFKNKIVLLNFWTTWCTACQEEIPNLIALQKNHPNDLVIVAISLDGVGAEDDDDIEFKNATNDSPPNATIARIHATIARIVQSRGINYPILLDPHGVIGARFNGFELPTNVLLDSNRVVRRRFIGARSLATLEAMLRDASFPAQQTAALTTR, from the coding sequence ATGTCTGAACGCCTCGCCCAAATACGCCGACGCCAGCGCCTCGTGATCTGGTTCGCGTTAATTTTTATCGCTGCCGTTTTGGTTTTGCTTTCGCCCATCCGCAATCAGCTTCTGCGCTACGCCGTCTTGCATTCGGAAACTGTCAATGAGGACATAGCGAAATCTCTTATTCAACGCGATCATCATCCAGATATTTTGATCTCGCAACTTTGGCGCACGCGCAAAATTCCACAACGCCTCGCCGCGCTCGATTATTTAAAAACTGCTCCGAAGTCTCTCGTGCAATCCGAAACGCCGTTGATCAGCGAGGCCGCGCTTGATCCCGACGCCAATGCCCGCGAGCGCGCGCTCGGCTTGTTGCAATCTTCCAGGAGCCCGCGCCTCCTCGATTTCGCCCGCGCGCAATTAAGCGATGCCGATCCGCAAATCCGTCTGCTCGGTTTGAACTATCTTCGCGCCACGGAAAATAAGCAGATGATTCCCGTGTTGCTTCAGACTTTGAATGACCCTGATCCCACCGTTGCCGCAACTGCGGATTCCGTTTTGCGCCTCTGGACCGGCAACGACTTCGGGCTGCGCGTTCGCGACATCTTGAACGATCCCGCACTCGATCCTTCTGCAACGATTGAACCGGACAAACTCGCGGCGATTCGTACCGCCGCAAACAAATGGAATTCATGGTGGCACACTAATCAATCCAACAACACCGCCGCGCCACCGATTTCCATTTCATTACCTTCACGCGCTGAAGATCCACTCGCCGGTGATTTCACTTTGAAAAATCTCGCCGGCCAATCCGTTCGCCTCAGCGATTTCAAAAACAAAATCGTGCTGCTGAATTTCTGGACGACCTGGTGCACCGCCTGTCAGGAGGAAATTCCCAATCTCATCGCCTTGCAAAAAAATCATCCCAACGATCTCGTGATCGTCGCCATCAGTCTCGACGGCGTCGGCGCCGAAGACGATGACGACATCGAGTTCAAAAATGCCACCAACGACAGCCCGCCCAACGCCACAATCGCGCGCATTCACGCTACGATCGCGCGCATAGTCCAATCACGCGGCATTAATTACCCCATCCTCCTCGATCCCCACGGCGTCATCGGCGCGCGCTTCAACGGCTTCGAATTGCCGACAAATGTCTTGCTCGATTCAAACCGCGTTGTTCGCCGGCGCTTCATCGGCGCGCGTTCACTCGCGACTTTGGAAGCCATGCTTCGCGACGCCTCCTTCCCCGCTCAGCAAACCGCCGCCCTCACGACCCGTTGA
- a CDS encoding pyridoxamine 5'-phosphate oxidase family protein, with the protein MAEKFHELAFTDSVRLAQTKYYGKAQRVEGAPERDTLTDDELAFIHERDSFYMATVSETGWPYMQHRGGKPGFLRVINPNALAFADYRGNRQMLSTGNLSVNDRVTLFLMDYPQRARLKILGHARVEDARGHPELVHQFAEPEVEKIVERIFFIDVVSFDWNCSQHITPRYTREQIESAIAPMRKYIAQLEAQLKLNQE; encoded by the coding sequence ATGGCGGAAAAATTTCATGAATTAGCTTTCACGGATTCGGTGCGTCTCGCCCAAACGAAGTATTACGGCAAGGCGCAACGCGTGGAGGGCGCGCCTGAGCGTGATACACTGACGGACGACGAACTCGCGTTCATCCATGAGCGCGATAGTTTTTACATGGCGACGGTGAGTGAAACCGGCTGGCCGTATATGCAACATCGCGGCGGCAAGCCAGGATTTTTACGAGTGATCAATCCGAACGCGCTCGCGTTCGCGGACTATCGCGGAAACCGCCAGATGCTTTCCACCGGCAATTTGTCGGTGAACGACCGGGTGACGCTGTTTCTTATGGATTACCCACAGCGTGCGCGACTGAAGATTCTGGGACACGCGCGAGTCGAAGATGCGCGCGGGCATCCGGAACTCGTCCATCAATTTGCGGAACCGGAAGTTGAGAAAATCGTGGAGCGAATTTTTTTCATAGACGTGGTTTCATTCGATTGGAATTGTTCGCAGCACATCACGCCGCGTTACACGCGCGAGCAAATCGAAAGCGCCATCGCACCGATGCGGAAATACATCGCCCAACTGGAAGCGCAACTCAAATTGAACCAGGAATGA
- a CDS encoding nuclear transport factor 2 family protein — translation MNSKPPLPPFTEATARQKVQAAEDAWNSRDPERVALAYTEDTEWRNRAEFINGRAQVVEFLRRKWNRELDYRLKKELWAFTNNRIAVRFEYEWHDDAGQWYRSYGNENWEFDEAGYMRRRFASINDLPIREPERKFRWERPG, via the coding sequence ATGAATTCAAAGCCGCCGTTGCCGCCCTTCACCGAAGCCACCGCCCGCCAAAAAGTGCAGGCCGCCGAGGACGCTTGGAACAGCCGCGATCCCGAGCGCGTGGCGCTCGCCTACACCGAGGACACCGAATGGCGCAATCGCGCGGAGTTCATCAATGGCCGCGCGCAGGTGGTGGAATTTTTGCGCCGCAAATGGAACCGCGAACTGGATTATCGTTTGAAAAAAGAGTTGTGGGCGTTCACGAACAATCGCATCGCCGTGCGGTTCGAGTATGAATGGCACGATGACGCGGGCCAGTGGTATCGCTCGTATGGCAATGAGAATTGGGAGTTCGACGAGGCGGGCTATATGCGCCGCCGGTTCGCGAGCATCAATGATTTGCCAATACGGGAGCCGGAGCGGAAGTTTCGCTGGGAACGGCCGGGCTGA